The DNA window CCCTCCCATGGGACCCTGTGGGAGGGGCACGGTCCCCCGTGCCCGTTCATGCGGCAGCTCAAGCCGCCCTGGAGAGTCGCCGTCCCCGGCGATTGAAAAGATTGGGCCGGCGAACGCCCGCCGGGAGGGGCACAGTCCCCTGTGCCGGCATCTTTCTACGGGCCATAGCGCTACGCTCCGTCCCTTACCTGCGCCGTCCTCGCCCACCCCATGGCGTCCAGATCGCCGCTCGGCTCGTAAGCACCAGCGCCCCCGGCGCTTCCCCACACGCCGCACGGCTCCATGCATCCCGAGCCCCAAGCACCCTCTGCACCTCTGAAGTTCATCGCAACGCCACATCCGCCCAAAGCACGCTGGCCAAAGCATCCGATGGGTTGAACGCTGGCCTTGAGGCTCAGGACGTGGACGGCATGCAGTTGTGCTCGAGGCTGGCCCTACGGACTCTCCGGATCGTTCCTTGCAGTGCCATTAACATCTCCCGGCGGACTTCGACTCCGCTGCTCAGCTCAATCCACGGGCAAGCCCGTCAGGGCTATCAACACAAACCCAACCACCACAAGCGCTACGCACTCCACCAACAATCCCACCACCGTGAACCCGAGCTTCTCATACCACCTCCCCGGGTACAACAGGCCAGCCACAAAAGGAAGAACGGTCAGCCCAAGCAGATACGGCCCCCCGTAATCCACCATAACCTGTCCGGGATGCACAACCTTGCGCCACACATACGCCGACACCATGATTGCACCCGCGCCACCCGCGCCACACAACGCCCATTTCCATTGCTTCAGCGCCCACCCCAACCACACGCTGCCAAATAACACCAGGTGTACGGCAAGTTGCAGCCAACCCCCCAACCATCCGCCACCAAAGGAAACGGTATCGGGTATAAACATTCCAATCAGCACCATGCTATACGTAGTTCCCAAGACCGCCTTCGCAAGCCTAGAACGTACACTCCGCTCCATGATAACAACCCGTAATCTGATATGGCCTCCACCCACACCTAAGTGCATTTTGAGTTGCCCATACCAATGTCGTATACACTTCACCCTGCGGGAACCGGTGCGTTTTCAACCACTTGGGATCGAAATCGTACGTGTCATCCAGACAGACGCTGAACGAAAACACCCCACACGCGCATGTAGTGCTGATGGTCAGCTCCACGTAGCCCAGCGCAAGCTCCCATGGAGCGCCCACAGCCGCCACCTCTTTTGACGAGTTCATCCAGTACCGCCCACCATGCTTGCAACGGCGCCGCTCCGCCTCGATCATGTCCAACACTGTCATCCCGTTCCCGGCTCTGGCAGCGCTTACCACCGATTCCATGTCCCTGCACGATAAATACCACGTCCCCCCAGCGCCCGACACATACCTGTCCCACGCCGCCTTCTCCTGTGGTGTATTCAAGAAGCTTCTGATAAGCTCTGCAGCCAGACGGCAGCGTAACGGCGGTCGCGGCGGGGAAGGCGGCCGGGGTGGATACCGAGGACAATCGAAATATGGACAATGGCCCTGGATCCACAGTCCGGTGGGGTCAACGTGAAGTACCGAGTCGTTGGACGCGAATGCCATGAGATGAACTCCACCCTGCTC is part of the Limisphaera ngatamarikiensis genome and encodes:
- a CDS encoding RHS repeat-associated core domain-containing protein; this translates as HFVTYDGNGNVWTLVSASTGTETGRYEYGPFGEPLRLTGAAASSNPFRFSTKRTEDGTALVLYEYRAYSPALGRWLSRDPIEEQGGVHLMAFASNDSVLHVDPTGLWIQGHCPYFDCPRYPPRPPSPPRPPLRCRLAAELIRSFLNTPQEKAAWDRYVSGAGGTWYLSCRDMESVVSAARAGNGMTVLDMIEAERRRCKHGGRYWMNSSKEVAAVGAPWELALGYVELTISTTCACGVFSFSVCLDDTYDFDPKWLKTHRFPQGEVYTTLVWATQNALRCGWRPYQITGCYHGAECTF